Below is a window of Mucilaginibacter sp. PAMC 26640 DNA.
CAGATGTAGAACGGATCAAACAGATCCGTGAGGCCGTCGGGCCGGAAATGAAGATCAGGATAGATGCCAACCAGGGCTGGAGCTTTGATGAAGCGGTGTTTGCTTTGCAGGCGCTTGGCGAATACGATATAGAATTTTGCGAACAACCAATGCGCACCTGGTATGATGACCTGCTGCCCGAACTGATGGGCCGCTCGCCGGTGAAGATCATGGCTGATGAAAGCGTTTACAACCATCACGATGCCCGCAAGCAGATCAACAGCGGCAGCTGCCATTACGTAAACATTAAAATGGCCAAAGCCGGCGGTATTATTGAAGCAAAAAAGATCCACGATACCTGCGCCGAAAAAGGCATTCCTTGTATGATGGGCGGCATGCTGGAAAGCCGGATTGCCCTTAGCAGCAAGCTCCATTTCGTTTACGCCAGTCCCAATATTCAATTCTATGATATGGATACCTGCAAATTAGGCCATTTAATTGACCCCTGTGTGGGCGGTGCCCAATACAATGGTTACCACCTGGGCATCAGCGATGCGCCGGGAATAGGGGCAGATGCCGATGAGGAGTTTTTGGCAGGTTGTGAAAAGTGGAGTTTTTAGATGTCTGAATCAGCATTTACAGAATTAGAGAATTCACAGAATTAGATCTGCACATTCTGAAAATTTAGAAATTCTGTAAATTCTGATTCAGACGATTTACTACTTGCTCAGTTCCGCAAAATATTTATGAAATAACGGGATAGTCTCGATCCCTTTATAATAGTTAAATATGTCATACTTCTCATTTGGCGAGTGCAGTGCGTCGCTGTCCAGTCCAAAACCCATGAGTACGGTTTTTAAGCCCAGTTCAGCTTCAAACAAAGCTACAATAGGGATACTGCCGCCGCCGCGGGTCGGTATCGGCTGCTTTCCAAATGCTTCGGCGATGGCTTTTTGGGCCGCTTTGTAAGCAATGCTGTCGGTAGGCGTAACAGCAGGCTCGCCACCATGGTGCGGAGTTACTTTTACTTTAACAGATTTGGGTGCTATCGACAGGAAGTGATCGGTAAAAAGTTGCGTTATTTTTTCCGAGGTTTGGTTGGGTACCAAACGCATGGAGATCTTTGCACTTGCTTTTGATGGCAGCACGGTTTTAGCACCTTCGCCAATATAGCCACCCCAAATGCCGT
It encodes the following:
- a CDS encoding dipeptide epimerase, translated to MNKQSAIITSVDIYRFSIPMEPFTIATGTMDHAANTFIRVHTDAGFYGVGECSAFPMIVGETQDTCLVMAKDFAKLWKGQNALEIPARMQQLHNAAAGNGTIKSAFDMALFDIAAKNAGLPLYKFLGGEKRVVESDITIGIGTPEVMAKKAIEFKASGANILKVKLGKGAATDVERIKQIREAVGPEMKIRIDANQGWSFDEAVFALQALGEYDIEFCEQPMRTWYDDLLPELMGRSPVKIMADESVYNHHDARKQINSGSCHYVNIKMAKAGGIIEAKKIHDTCAEKGIPCMMGGMLESRIALSSKLHFVYASPNIQFYDMDTCKLGHLIDPCVGGAQYNGYHLGISDAPGIGADADEEFLAGCEKWSF